Proteins encoded in a region of the Orcinus orca chromosome X, mOrcOrc1.1, whole genome shotgun sequence genome:
- the LOC125962879 gene encoding melanoma-associated antigen 8-like encodes MSELRQPEADLEAPVPAQGPVEAPLLGAAGEEAASPSSSASPGAPSFSAYAEPLSREALVALMADLVGFLLLKFRTGEPTSEAEMLSTVLREHRDHFPVVLRLVCECLQLAFGVAVKEVDPRERTYVLVPTLGLTWDAVLRAGQRTPKAGLLVPVLGVITLFGDRAPEEEVWGVLGNMGVCAGRESCIYGEPRELLTKVWVQEGYLEYRQVPHSDPARYEFLWGARAYAETSKWQVLEHLLRVSSLDPRSFPSLCAGGVSDEEEGA; translated from the coding sequence ATGAGTGAGCTCCGCCAGCCTGAGGCCGACCTTGAGGCCCCAGTCCCGGCCCAGGGTCCGGTGGAGGCGCCGCTGCTGGGGGCTGCGGGGGAGGAGGCCGCATCCCCCTCGTCCTCCGCCTCCCCTGGCGCCCCCTCCTTCTCCGCCTATGCCGAGCCCTTGTCCCGTGAGGCACTTGTTGCGCTGATGGCTGACCTGGTGGGGTTCCTGCTCCTCAAGTTTCGTACCGGGGAGCCGACCTCCGAGGCGGAGATGCTGAGTACGGTCCTCCGGGAGCATCGGGACCACTTCCCCGTGGTCCTCCGCCTCGTTTGCGAGTGCCTGCAGCTGGCGTTTGGCGTGGCCGTGAAGGAGGTGGACCCCCGCGAGCGCACCTACGTCCTGGTCCCCACCCTGGGCCTCACCTGGGATGCAGTGCTGAGGGCCGGGCAGCGCACGCCCAAGGCCGGCCTCCTGGTGCCGGTCCTGGGCGTGATCACCCTGTTCGGTGACCGCGCCCCTGAGGAGGAGGTGTGGGGAGTGCTCGGCAACATGGGGGTGTGTGCCGGGAGGGAGTCCTGCATCTATGGGGAGCCCAGGGAGCTGCTCACCAAAGTGTGGGTGCAGGAGGGCTACCTGGAGTACCGGCAGGTGCCCCACAGCGACCCTGCCCGCTACGAGTTCCTGTGGGGTGCCCGGGCCTACGCGGAGACCAGCAAGTGGCAGGTCCTGGAGCATCTGCTCAGGGTCAGTAGCTTGGATCCCAGGTCCTTCCCATCCCTGTGTGCAGGGGGTGTGAGCGACGAGGAAGAGGGAGCCTGA